In Burkholderia savannae, one genomic interval encodes:
- the glmM gene encoding phosphoglucosamine mutase yields the protein MGRRYFGTDGIRGKVGEAPITPDFVLRLGYAAGKVLASASGRAASGARPTVLIGKDTRVSGYMLEAALEAGFSAAGVDVMLAGPMPTPGVAYLTRALRLSAGVVISASHNPYHDNGIKFFSADGNKLPDETEAAIEAWLDKPLECAPSDGLGKARRLDDAAGRYIEFCKSTFPAAFDLRGMKLVVDCAHGAAYQVAPHVFHELGADVIPIGVAPNGFNINDGVGATAPDALMRAVRANHADLGIALDGDADRLLVVDHTGRLYNGDELLYVLVKDRIATNGQVEGAVGTLMTNLAVEVALKDVGVQFVRAAVGDRYVLEQLRERGWQLGAEGSGHILSLDRHSTGDGIVSALLVLAALKRSGTTLAQMLDGVTLFPQKLINVRMKPGADWKGSDAIRRAIDAAEGALAGSGRVLIRASGTEPVLRVMVEARHAADANRHAEAIADAVRQATA from the coding sequence ATGGGACGTCGTTATTTCGGCACGGACGGCATTCGCGGCAAGGTCGGCGAGGCGCCGATCACGCCCGATTTCGTGTTGCGGCTCGGCTATGCGGCGGGCAAGGTGCTCGCGAGCGCGTCCGGGCGCGCGGCGTCGGGCGCGCGCCCGACGGTGCTGATCGGCAAGGACACGCGCGTGTCGGGCTACATGCTCGAAGCGGCGCTCGAGGCCGGCTTCTCGGCGGCGGGCGTCGACGTGATGCTGGCGGGGCCGATGCCGACGCCGGGCGTCGCGTACCTGACGCGCGCGCTGCGACTGTCGGCGGGCGTCGTGATCAGCGCGTCGCACAATCCGTATCACGACAACGGCATCAAGTTTTTCTCGGCTGACGGCAACAAGCTGCCGGACGAAACCGAGGCCGCGATCGAAGCGTGGCTCGACAAGCCGCTCGAATGCGCGCCGTCGGACGGGCTCGGCAAGGCGCGGCGTCTCGACGACGCGGCCGGCCGCTACATCGAGTTCTGCAAGAGCACGTTCCCGGCGGCGTTCGATCTGCGCGGGATGAAGCTCGTTGTCGACTGCGCGCACGGCGCCGCGTATCAGGTCGCGCCGCACGTGTTTCACGAGCTCGGCGCGGACGTGATCCCGATCGGCGTCGCGCCGAACGGCTTCAACATCAACGACGGCGTCGGCGCAACCGCGCCCGATGCGCTGATGCGCGCGGTGCGTGCGAACCACGCGGATCTCGGCATCGCGCTCGACGGCGACGCGGACCGGCTGCTGGTCGTCGATCACACCGGCCGGCTGTATAACGGCGACGAGCTGCTTTATGTGCTGGTCAAGGACCGCATCGCAACTAACGGCCAAGTCGAGGGGGCGGTGGGAACGTTGATGACGAATCTCGCCGTCGAAGTCGCACTGAAAGACGTGGGCGTGCAGTTCGTGCGGGCGGCGGTTGGCGATCGCTATGTGCTCGAGCAGCTTCGCGAGCGCGGCTGGCAGCTCGGTGCCGAAGGTTCCGGCCACATTCTGTCGCTCGATCGGCATTCGACGGGCGACGGGATCGTGTCGGCGCTTCTCGTGCTCGCGGCGCTCAAGCGCAGCGGCACGACGCTCGCGCAGATGCTAGACGGCGTCACGCTGTTCCCGCAGAAGCTGATCAACGTGCGGATGAAGCCGGGCGCCGACTGGAAGGGCAGCGACGCGATCCGGCGCGCGATCGATGCCGCCGAAGGGGCGCTCGCGGGCAGCGGACGGGTGCTGATTCGTGCGTCCGGCACGGAGCCCGTGCTGCGCGTGATGGTCGAGGCTCGACACGCGGCGGACGCGAACCGCCACGCGGAGGCGATCGCCGACGCGGTCAGGCAGGCGACGGCGTAA
- the folP gene encoding dihydropteroate synthase has product MSHPDSAFPVPEPLQCGRFTLTFERPLVMGILNVTPDSFSDGGRYVVRDAALAQAERMIAEGADIIDIGGESTRPGAPPVPLDEELERVIPLVEALRGMNVPLSVDTYKPAVMHASLAAGADLINDIWGLRQPGAIDAVRDSACGLCVMHMLGEPQTMQVHEPDYRDVVADVRAFLAERADALVRAGIDFRRISVDPGFGFGKSVIEHNYALLAHLPFTAPTRPDGRAYPILAGMSRKSMLGALIGKPAPERVAASVAAAVCAVERGAAIVRVHDVAATVDALKVWSAVRDAARLA; this is encoded by the coding sequence GTGTCCCATCCCGATTCCGCTTTTCCCGTTCCCGAACCGCTTCAATGCGGCCGCTTCACGCTGACCTTCGAGCGCCCCCTCGTGATGGGGATTCTCAATGTCACGCCCGATTCGTTCTCCGACGGCGGCCGCTATGTCGTTCGTGACGCTGCGCTCGCGCAGGCGGAGCGAATGATCGCCGAGGGCGCCGACATCATCGACATCGGCGGCGAGTCGACGCGGCCCGGCGCGCCGCCCGTGCCGCTCGACGAGGAGCTCGAGCGTGTGATTCCGCTCGTCGAAGCGCTGCGCGGCATGAATGTGCCGCTGTCGGTCGACACGTACAAGCCTGCCGTGATGCACGCGTCGCTCGCGGCGGGAGCCGATCTGATTAACGACATCTGGGGCCTGCGCCAGCCGGGCGCGATCGACGCCGTGCGCGACAGCGCGTGCGGCCTTTGCGTGATGCACATGCTCGGCGAGCCGCAGACGATGCAGGTGCACGAGCCCGACTATCGCGACGTCGTCGCCGACGTGCGTGCGTTTCTTGCCGAACGGGCCGACGCGCTGGTGCGGGCGGGCATCGATTTCCGGCGTATCAGCGTCGATCCGGGGTTCGGTTTCGGCAAGTCGGTGATAGAACACAACTACGCGCTGCTCGCGCATTTGCCGTTCACTGCGCCGACGCGGCCCGACGGGCGCGCGTATCCGATTCTCGCGGGCATGTCGCGCAAGTCCATGCTGGGCGCGCTGATCGGCAAGCCGGCGCCCGAGCGCGTCGCGGCGAGCGTCGCCGCGGCGGTTTGCGCGGTCGAGCGGGGAGCGGCGATCGTGCGCGTGCACGATGTCGCGGCGACCGTCGACGCACTGAAAGTATGGAGCGCCGTGCGCGATGCCGCGCGGCTAGCATAA
- the ftsH gene encoding ATP-dependent zinc metalloprotease FtsH yields MNNNMFSKAAVWLVIALVLFTVFKQFDKPRVQEGVSYSQFMDDAKNGKIKNVVVQGRNLTVTPADGQKYQIVSPGDIWMVGDLMKYGVQVSGKADDEPNALVSALYYLGPTLLIIVFWFYMMRQMQGGGKGGAFSFGKSRARLIDENNNAVNFSDVAGCDEAKEEVSELVDFLRDPQKFQKLGGRIPRGVLLVGPPGTGKTLLARAIAGEAKVPFFSISGSDFVEMFVGVGAARVRDMFEQAKKHAPCIVFIDEIDAVGRHRGAGMGGGNDEREQTLNQMLVEMDGFEANSGVIVIAATNRSDVLDKALLRPGRFDRQVYVGLPDIRGREQIMRVHLRKVPIANDVDAAVIARGTPGFSGADLANLVNEAALFAARRGKRIVEMQDFEDAKDKIFMGPERKSAVIREEAKRATAYHESGHAVIAKLLPKADPVHKVTIIPRGRALGVTWQLPEHDNETYSKDYLLDRLAILFGGRVAEELFLNLVSTGASDDFNKATQTARAMVARFGMTDALGPMVYVDDENDGGPFGRGFTRTISEATQQKVDAEIRRVLDEQYGLARRLLDENRDKVEAMTAALMEWETIDADQINDIMEGRPPRSPKSAPPAGDPSSGGSSGAEVKPGNATAPA; encoded by the coding sequence TTGAACAACAATATGTTTTCGAAGGCAGCAGTGTGGCTCGTGATCGCACTGGTGCTGTTTACGGTGTTCAAGCAGTTCGACAAGCCCCGCGTCCAGGAAGGCGTCTCCTATTCGCAGTTCATGGATGACGCGAAGAACGGCAAGATCAAGAACGTCGTCGTGCAGGGGCGCAACCTCACCGTCACTCCCGCGGATGGTCAGAAATATCAGATCGTGTCGCCGGGCGACATCTGGATGGTCGGCGATCTGATGAAGTACGGCGTGCAGGTCAGCGGCAAGGCCGACGACGAGCCGAACGCGCTCGTCTCCGCGCTCTACTACCTCGGTCCCACGCTGCTCATCATCGTGTTCTGGTTCTACATGATGAGACAGATGCAGGGCGGCGGTAAGGGCGGGGCCTTCTCGTTCGGCAAATCCCGCGCGCGGCTGATCGACGAGAACAACAACGCGGTCAACTTCTCCGACGTCGCCGGCTGCGACGAAGCGAAGGAGGAAGTGTCCGAGCTCGTCGATTTCCTGCGCGATCCCCAGAAATTCCAGAAGCTCGGCGGCCGCATCCCGCGCGGCGTGCTGCTCGTCGGGCCTCCCGGCACCGGTAAGACGCTGCTCGCACGCGCGATCGCGGGCGAGGCGAAGGTGCCGTTCTTCAGCATCTCGGGCTCGGACTTCGTCGAAATGTTCGTCGGCGTCGGCGCGGCCCGCGTGCGCGACATGTTCGAACAGGCGAAGAAGCATGCGCCGTGCATCGTGTTCATCGACGAAATCGACGCGGTCGGCCGTCACCGCGGCGCCGGCATGGGCGGCGGCAACGACGAGCGTGAGCAGACGCTGAACCAGATGCTCGTCGAGATGGACGGCTTCGAGGCGAACTCGGGCGTGATCGTGATCGCCGCGACCAACCGCTCCGACGTGCTCGACAAGGCGCTGCTGCGTCCGGGCCGTTTCGACCGCCAGGTCTACGTCGGCCTGCCGGACATCCGCGGCCGCGAGCAGATCATGCGCGTGCACCTGCGCAAGGTGCCGATCGCGAACGACGTCGACGCGGCGGTCATCGCGCGCGGCACGCCGGGCTTCTCGGGTGCCGATCTCGCGAACCTCGTCAACGAGGCCGCGCTGTTCGCGGCGCGCCGCGGCAAGCGGATCGTCGAGATGCAGGATTTCGAGGACGCGAAGGACAAGATCTTCATGGGGCCGGAGCGCAAGTCGGCCGTGATCCGCGAGGAAGCGAAGCGTGCGACCGCGTACCACGAGTCGGGCCACGCGGTGATCGCGAAGCTGCTGCCGAAGGCCGATCCGGTCCACAAGGTCACGATCATCCCGCGCGGCCGTGCGCTGGGCGTCACGTGGCAACTGCCGGAGCATGACAACGAGACGTATTCGAAGGACTACCTGCTCGATCGCCTCGCGATCCTGTTCGGCGGCCGGGTGGCGGAAGAGCTGTTCCTGAACCTCGTCAGCACCGGCGCGTCGGACGACTTCAACAAGGCGACGCAGACCGCGCGCGCGATGGTGGCCCGCTTCGGGATGACCGACGCGCTCGGGCCGATGGTCTACGTCGACGACGAGAATGACGGCGGCCCGTTCGGCCGAGGCTTCACGCGCACGATTTCGGAAGCGACGCAGCAGAAGGTCGACGCGGAAATCCGCCGCGTGCTCGACGAACAGTACGGCCTCGCGCGCCGTCTGCTCGATGAGAATCGCGACAAGGTCGAGGCGATGACGGCTGCGCTGATGGAGTGGGAAACGATCGACGCCGATCAGATCAACGACATCATGGAAGGGCGTCCGCCGCGCTCGCCGAAGAGCGCGCCGCCGGCCGGCGATCCTTCGTCGGGCGGTTCGTCCGGCGCCGAAGTCAAGCCGGGCAACGCCACCGCGCCGGCATAA
- a CDS encoding RlmE family RNA methyltransferase, with translation MAKNRFNQSWLHDHINDPYVKMAQREGYRARAAYKLKEIDEQDKLIRPGQVIVDLGAAPGSWSQYARNKLARGLRRDAVREGGIDGTIIALDMLPMEPIADVHFIQGDFREEDVLHQLEEVLAGRPVDLVISDMAPNLSGVAVADAARIEHVCDLALEFAQNHLKPDGALLVKCFHGSGYSQIVEKFKHQFKTVAPRKPKASRDKSSETFILGRHLKQPR, from the coding sequence ATGGCAAAGAACCGCTTTAACCAATCCTGGTTGCATGACCACATCAACGACCCGTACGTCAAAATGGCGCAGCGGGAGGGCTATCGCGCGCGCGCCGCGTACAAGCTGAAGGAAATCGACGAGCAGGACAAGCTGATCCGTCCGGGCCAGGTGATCGTCGACCTGGGCGCCGCGCCGGGGAGCTGGAGCCAGTACGCGCGCAACAAGCTTGCGCGGGGCTTGCGGCGCGACGCGGTGCGCGAGGGCGGGATCGACGGCACGATCATCGCGCTCGACATGCTGCCGATGGAGCCCATCGCCGACGTCCATTTCATCCAGGGTGACTTCCGCGAGGAGGACGTGCTGCACCAATTGGAGGAAGTCCTCGCCGGGCGCCCGGTCGACCTTGTAATTTCCGACATGGCCCCCAACCTGTCCGGCGTGGCGGTCGCGGATGCGGCGCGGATCGAGCATGTCTGCGATCTGGCGCTCGAATTTGCGCAAAACCATCTGAAACCGGATGGGGCCCTTTTGGTGAAGTGCTTCCACGGCAGCGGCTACAGCCAGATTGTCGAGAAATTCAAGCACCAATTTAAAACGGTGGCGCCGCGCAAGCCAAAAGCTTCCCGCGACAAATCGTCCGAAACGTTTATTTTGGGTCGGCATCTGAAGCAACCGCGCTGA
- a CDS encoding YhbY family RNA-binding protein: protein MPALSLSPAERSALRSEAHALKPVVLIGAEGLTNAVLAEIKVHLAAHQLIKIRVFGDERDERVAIYDEICDRLNAAPIQHIGKLLVIWKPEQAEEAPPRGRRGVPSAREAARAGAAPSADAKGRAPRVVKVVKQSPNAPAVRRPKPEKVRVLGNERVTAGGNVKRAKKRQSSAKRQHQNEK, encoded by the coding sequence ATGCCCGCCCTTTCGCTTTCCCCCGCCGAGCGCTCCGCGCTGCGTTCCGAAGCCCATGCGCTCAAGCCCGTCGTGCTGATCGGCGCAGAAGGGCTTACCAATGCCGTGCTCGCCGAGATCAAAGTCCACCTCGCCGCGCACCAGCTGATCAAGATCCGCGTATTCGGCGACGAGCGCGACGAGCGCGTCGCGATCTACGACGAAATCTGCGACCGCCTGAATGCCGCGCCGATCCAGCACATCGGCAAGCTGCTCGTGATCTGGAAGCCCGAGCAGGCCGAAGAGGCGCCGCCGCGCGGCCGCCGCGGCGTGCCGAGCGCGCGCGAGGCCGCCCGCGCGGGCGCCGCGCCGTCGGCTGACGCGAAGGGCCGCGCGCCGCGCGTCGTCAAGGTGGTGAAGCAATCGCCGAACGCGCCCGCCGTCCGCCGGCCGAAGCCGGAGAAAGTGCGCGTGCTCGGCAACGAACGCGTGACCGCGGGCGGCAACGTCAAGCGCGCGAAAAAACGCCAGTCGAGCGCGAAGCGCCAGCACCAGAACGAGAAGTAA
- a CDS encoding DUF4149 domain-containing protein — protein sequence MSGSAAPHRLFRLLATIWVGSLLTIGYAVAPVLFATLDRATAGSVAARLFNIEATIGAVCGVLLIGLSNLLVRRGHDSYRRLRRLLAAMLGCVLVGYFALQPFMNALRVAALEAGTDVGHSAYAGRFALLHGVSSLFYLVESLVGVWLIWRLPGHGGSSPLGGARRA from the coding sequence ATGTCCGGTTCCGCGGCGCCGCACCGGCTGTTTCGCCTGCTGGCGACGATCTGGGTCGGCAGTCTGCTGACGATCGGCTATGCGGTGGCGCCGGTGCTGTTCGCGACGCTCGATCGGGCGACGGCGGGTTCCGTCGCCGCGCGCCTGTTCAACATTGAGGCGACGATCGGCGCGGTGTGCGGCGTGCTGCTGATCGGCTTGTCGAATCTGCTCGTGCGGCGCGGCCACGATTCCTACCGCCGGCTGCGCCGGCTGCTGGCCGCGATGCTCGGCTGCGTGCTGGTCGGCTATTTCGCGTTGCAGCCGTTCATGAACGCGCTGCGCGTCGCGGCGCTCGAGGCGGGCACCGACGTCGGCCATTCCGCGTATGCGGGGCGCTTCGCGCTCCTGCATGGCGTGTCGAGCCTCTTTTATCTCGTCGAGAGCCTCGTCGGCGTGTGGCTGATCTGGCGGCTGCCGGGGCACGGCGGCTCGAGCCCGCTTGGCGGCGCGCGGCGCGCATAG
- the greA gene encoding transcription elongation factor GreA: MSTIPLTKRGADQLRDELQRLKSVERPAVINAIAEARAQGDLSENAEYDAAKEKQGFIEGRIAEIESKLSAAQIIDPTALDADGRVVFAATVELEDLESGNTVKYQIVGDDEADLDHGLISVSSPIARALIGKSEGDVAAVQAPSGVREYEIISVLYI, from the coding sequence ATGAGCACCATTCCGTTGACGAAGCGTGGCGCAGATCAACTGCGCGATGAACTGCAGCGCCTGAAGTCGGTCGAGCGGCCGGCCGTCATCAACGCGATCGCAGAAGCGCGCGCGCAGGGTGACCTGTCCGAGAATGCCGAGTACGACGCCGCAAAAGAAAAGCAGGGCTTCATCGAGGGACGTATCGCCGAAATCGAGTCGAAGCTGTCGGCCGCGCAGATCATCGATCCGACCGCGCTGGATGCCGACGGCCGTGTGGTGTTCGCGGCGACGGTCGAGCTCGAGGATCTCGAATCGGGCAATACCGTCAAGTACCAGATCGTCGGCGACGACGAGGCCGATCTCGATCACGGCCTGATCTCGGTCAGCTCGCCGATCGCGCGCGCGCTGATCGGCAAGTCCGAAGGCGACGTCGCGGCGGTTCAGGCGCCGAGCGGCGTGCGCGAGTACGAAATCATCTCGGTGCTGTACATCTGA
- the carB gene encoding carbamoyl-phosphate synthase large subunit has product MPKRTDINSILIIGAGPIIIGQACEFDYSGAQACKALREEGYKVILVNSNPATIMTDPNTADVTYIEPITWEVVERIIAKERPDAILPTMGGQTALNCALDLHHHGVLEKYAVELIGASPAAIDKAEDRQKFKDAMTKIGLGSAKSGIAHSMEEALKVHADIAVATGGSGYPAVIRPSFTLGGSGGGIAYNREEFEEICKRGLDLSPTRELLIEESLLGWKEYEMEVVRDRADNCIIVCSIENLDPMGVHTGDSITVAPAQTLTDKEYQILRNASLAVLREIGVDTGGSNVQFAINPKDGRMVVIEMNPRVSRSSALASKATGFPIAKVAAKLAVGYTLDELKNEITGGQTPASFEPTIDYVVTKIPRFAFEKFREADSRLTTQMKSVGEVMAIGRTFQESFQKALRGLEVGVDGLDEKTTSRDEIIREIGEPGPDRIWYVGDAFRVGMSREQIFEETAIDPWFLAQIEQIVLKEKALAGRTLASLTKNELHYLKQGGFSDRRLAKLLGATPQDVRKRRLELNVRPVYKRVDTCAAEFATKTAYMYSTYEEECEAQPTTNKKIMVLGGGPNRIGQGIEFDYCCVHAALAMREDGYETIMVNCNPETVSTDYDTSDRLYFEPLTLEDVLEIVDKEKPVGVIVQYGGQTPLKLALDLEAHGVPIIGTSPDMIDAAEDRERFQKLLQDLGLRQPPNRTARAEGEALALADEIGYPLVVRPSYVLGGRAMEIVHEPRDLERYMREAVKVSNDSPVLLDRFLNDAIECDVDCICDGDAVFIGGVMEHIEQAGVHSGDSACSLPPYSLSKETVAELKRQTGAMAKALNVVGLMNVQFAIQQVPADANSADGSKQDIIYVLEVNPRASRTVPYVSKATSLPLAKIAARAMVGQKLAQQGVTKEVEPPYFSVKEAVFPFIKFPTVDPVLGPEMRSTGEVMGVGTTFGEALFKSQLAAGSRLPESGTVLLTVMDADKPKAVEVAKMLHDLGYPLVATRGTAAAIESAGVPVKVVNKVKDGRPHIVDMIKNGEIALVFTTVDETRAAIADSRSIRMSAQAHKVTYYTTMSGARAAVEGLRYLKNLEVYDLQGLHARLN; this is encoded by the coding sequence ATGCCAAAACGCACAGACATCAACAGCATCCTCATCATCGGCGCCGGCCCGATCATCATCGGCCAGGCGTGCGAGTTCGACTATTCGGGCGCGCAGGCATGCAAGGCGTTGCGTGAGGAGGGCTACAAGGTCATCCTCGTCAACAGCAATCCGGCGACGATCATGACCGATCCGAACACGGCGGACGTCACGTACATCGAGCCGATCACGTGGGAAGTCGTCGAGCGCATCATCGCGAAGGAGCGCCCGGACGCGATCCTGCCGACGATGGGCGGCCAGACCGCGCTCAACTGCGCGCTCGACCTGCATCACCACGGCGTGCTCGAGAAGTACGCGGTCGAATTGATCGGCGCGTCGCCCGCGGCGATCGACAAGGCCGAGGACCGCCAGAAGTTCAAGGACGCGATGACGAAAATCGGCCTCGGCTCGGCGAAGTCCGGCATCGCGCACTCGATGGAAGAGGCGCTCAAGGTGCACGCGGACATCGCGGTGGCCACGGGCGGCAGCGGCTATCCGGCCGTGATCCGTCCGTCGTTCACGCTCGGCGGCTCGGGCGGCGGCATCGCGTACAACCGCGAGGAATTCGAGGAGATCTGCAAGCGCGGCCTCGACCTGTCGCCCACGCGCGAGCTGCTGATCGAAGAGTCGCTGCTCGGCTGGAAGGAATACGAAATGGAAGTCGTGCGCGACCGCGCCGACAACTGCATCATCGTCTGCTCGATCGAGAACCTCGACCCGATGGGCGTGCACACCGGCGACTCGATCACGGTTGCGCCCGCACAGACGCTCACCGACAAGGAATACCAGATCCTGCGCAACGCATCGCTCGCGGTGCTGCGCGAGATCGGCGTCGACACGGGCGGCTCGAACGTGCAGTTCGCGATCAATCCGAAGGACGGCCGCATGGTCGTCATCGAAATGAACCCGCGCGTGTCGCGTTCGTCGGCGCTCGCATCGAAGGCGACGGGCTTTCCGATCGCGAAGGTCGCGGCGAAGCTCGCGGTCGGCTACACGCTCGACGAGCTGAAGAACGAAATCACGGGCGGCCAGACGCCGGCGTCGTTCGAGCCGACGATCGACTACGTCGTCACGAAGATCCCGCGCTTCGCGTTCGAGAAGTTCCGCGAAGCGGATTCGCGGCTGACGACGCAGATGAAGTCGGTCGGCGAGGTGATGGCGATCGGCCGCACGTTCCAGGAGTCGTTCCAGAAGGCGCTGCGCGGCCTCGAGGTCGGCGTCGACGGCCTCGACGAGAAGACGACGAGCCGCGACGAGATCATCCGCGAGATCGGCGAGCCGGGTCCGGACCGGATCTGGTACGTGGGCGACGCGTTCCGCGTCGGCATGTCGCGCGAGCAGATCTTCGAGGAGACGGCGATCGATCCGTGGTTCCTCGCGCAGATCGAGCAGATCGTGCTGAAGGAGAAGGCGCTCGCCGGCCGCACGCTCGCGAGCCTGACGAAGAACGAGCTGCACTACCTGAAGCAGGGCGGCTTCTCCGACCGCCGCCTCGCGAAGCTGCTCGGCGCGACGCCGCAAGACGTCCGCAAGCGCCGTCTCGAACTGAACGTGCGCCCGGTCTACAAGCGCGTCGACACCTGCGCGGCCGAGTTCGCGACGAAGACGGCCTACATGTACTCGACCTACGAGGAAGAGTGCGAGGCGCAGCCGACCACGAACAAGAAGATCATGGTGCTGGGCGGCGGCCCGAACCGGATCGGCCAGGGCATCGAGTTCGATTACTGCTGCGTGCACGCGGCGCTCGCGATGCGCGAGGACGGTTATGAAACGATCATGGTCAACTGCAATCCGGAAACGGTGTCGACCGACTACGACACGTCCGATCGCCTGTACTTCGAGCCGCTCACGCTCGAGGACGTGCTCGAGATCGTCGACAAGGAAAAGCCGGTCGGCGTGATCGTCCAGTACGGCGGCCAGACGCCGCTGAAGCTCGCGCTCGATCTCGAGGCGCACGGTGTGCCGATCATCGGCACGTCGCCGGACATGATCGACGCGGCCGAAGACCGCGAGCGCTTCCAGAAGCTGCTGCAGGATCTCGGCCTGCGCCAGCCGCCGAACCGCACCGCGCGCGCCGAGGGCGAAGCGCTCGCGCTCGCCGACGAGATCGGCTATCCGCTCGTCGTGCGGCCGTCGTACGTGCTCGGCGGCCGCGCGATGGAAATCGTCCACGAGCCGCGCGACCTCGAGCGCTACATGCGCGAGGCGGTGAAGGTGTCGAACGATTCGCCGGTGCTGCTCGACCGCTTCCTGAACGACGCGATCGAATGCGACGTCGACTGCATCTGCGACGGCGACGCCGTGTTCATCGGCGGCGTGATGGAGCACATCGAGCAGGCGGGCGTCCACTCGGGCGACTCGGCATGCTCGCTGCCGCCGTACTCGCTGTCGAAGGAAACCGTGGCCGAGCTGAAGCGCCAGACGGGTGCGATGGCGAAGGCGCTGAACGTGGTCGGGCTGATGAACGTGCAGTTCGCGATCCAGCAGGTGCCCGCCGACGCGAATTCGGCGGACGGCTCGAAGCAGGACATCATCTACGTGCTCGAAGTGAACCCGCGCGCATCGCGCACGGTGCCGTACGTGTCGAAGGCGACGAGCCTGCCGCTCGCGAAGATCGCGGCGCGCGCGATGGTCGGCCAGAAGCTCGCGCAGCAGGGCGTGACGAAGGAAGTGGAGCCGCCGTACTTCAGCGTGAAGGAAGCGGTGTTCCCGTTCATCAAGTTCCCGACCGTCGATCCGGTGCTCGGGCCCGAGATGCGTTCGACGGGCGAAGTGATGGGCGTCGGCACGACGTTCGGCGAAGCGCTTTTCAAGTCGCAGCTCGCGGCGGGCTCGCGCCTGCCGGAGTCGGGCACGGTGCTGCTGACCGTGATGGATGCGGACAAGCCGAAGGCGGTCGAGGTCGCGAAGATGCTGCACGACCTCGGCTATCCGCTCGTCGCGACGCGCGGCACGGCCGCCGCGATCGAGTCGGCGGGCGTGCCGGTGAAGGTCGTGAACAAGGTGAAGGACGGCCGTCCGCACATCGTCGACATGATCAAGAACGGCGAGATCGCGCTCGTGTTCACGACGGTCGACGAGACGCGCGCGGCGATCGCCGATTCGCGTTCGATCCGGATGAGCGCGCAGGCGCACAAGGTCACGTATTACACGACGATGTCCGGCGCGCGCGCGGCAGTGGAGGGCCTGCGCTATCTGAAGAACTTGGAAGTCTATGATTTACAAGGCCTGCACGCTCGCCTAAACTAA
- the leuE gene encoding leucine efflux protein LeuE, whose product MFGHALGITDLWTYVFGVVFIILLPGPNSMYVLSLAAQRGVKTGYRAACGVFLGDAVLMVLSAAGVASLLKANPLLFSVVKYGGAAYLLYIGAGMLRGAWRKLARPADADAGADVQRAVDGERPFRKALVVSLLNPKAILFFISFFIQFVDPTYAHPALSFVVLGAIAQLASFLYLSTLIFTGARLADHFRRRRKLAAGASGGVGGLFVGFSVKLALATMS is encoded by the coding sequence ATGTTCGGCCACGCACTCGGTATCACGGATCTCTGGACCTACGTGTTCGGAGTAGTGTTCATCATTCTGCTGCCGGGGCCGAACTCGATGTACGTGCTGTCGCTCGCCGCGCAGCGCGGCGTGAAAACCGGCTACCGCGCCGCGTGCGGCGTGTTTCTCGGCGACGCCGTGCTGATGGTGCTGTCGGCCGCGGGCGTCGCGTCGCTGCTGAAGGCGAACCCGCTGCTGTTCTCGGTCGTCAAGTACGGCGGCGCCGCGTACCTGCTGTACATCGGCGCCGGCATGCTGCGCGGCGCGTGGCGCAAGCTCGCCCGGCCCGCCGACGCCGACGCCGGTGCCGACGTGCAGCGCGCGGTCGACGGCGAGCGGCCGTTTCGCAAGGCGCTCGTCGTGAGCCTTCTGAATCCGAAGGCGATCCTGTTCTTCATCTCGTTCTTCATCCAGTTCGTCGATCCGACTTACGCGCATCCGGCGCTGTCGTTCGTCGTGCTGGGCGCGATCGCGCAGCTCGCGAGCTTCCTGTATCTGAGCACGCTGATCTTCACGGGCGCGCGTCTCGCCGATCATTTCCGCCGCCGCCGCAAGCTCGCGGCGGGCGCGTCGGGCGGCGTGGGCGGCCTGTTCGTCGGCTTTTCCGTGAAGCTCGCGCTCGCGACGATGAGCTGA